The following proteins are co-located in the Maridesulfovibrio bastinii DSM 16055 genome:
- a CDS encoding aspartate/glutamate racemase family protein, translated as MNSTSNDSTRTAPLKFSAESSFIRIGLLLLSTDLTTEEDFYMMRRDNRLRIHTTRLEYANPVTPENLRATTPRLSLAASMLPPETPLKAVYYGCTSATAVIGDDIVSSYIHKALPGVPIITPLNAAIKALEALQAKRISILAPYIADSVKPVADFFRQQGCSVQNVLGLGLEDDRDMARLEPDSIVETAVQAMSSDSEALFISCTALRSPEVAARIEEKTGRPVITSNQAAAWRLFTMNGLDLPGIKFGRLMTLKG; from the coding sequence ATGAACTCAACTTCAAATGACAGCACCCGGACTGCACCGTTGAAATTCAGCGCTGAATCATCATTCATCAGAATAGGTCTTCTGCTGCTGTCCACTGATTTAACCACTGAAGAAGATTTTTACATGATGCGCAGAGACAACAGACTGCGCATCCATACGACAAGACTGGAATACGCAAACCCGGTGACTCCTGAAAATCTGCGGGCGACAACACCGCGCCTATCACTTGCAGCATCCATGCTTCCACCTGAAACACCGCTCAAGGCTGTTTATTATGGCTGCACTTCCGCAACAGCAGTTATCGGTGATGATATTGTAAGCAGTTATATCCATAAAGCCTTGCCCGGAGTTCCGATAATAACTCCACTGAATGCAGCAATAAAAGCCCTTGAAGCTTTGCAGGCAAAACGCATCAGTATTCTTGCTCCATACATTGCTGATTCAGTAAAGCCTGTAGCTGATTTTTTCAGACAACAGGGCTGTTCAGTGCAGAATGTTCTGGGTCTTGGTCTGGAAGATGACCGTGATATGGCCCGCCTTGAACCGGATTCCATAGTTGAAACAGCTGTGCAGGCAATGTCGAGCGATTCAGAAGCCCTTTTTATTTCCTGCACGGCACTGCGCTCTCCTGAAGTTGCGGCCCGGATTGAAGAAAAAACAGGACGTCCGGTGATCACCAGCAATCAGGCTGCGGCATGGCGGCTTTTTACCATGAATGGACTGGATCTTCCGGGAATTAAATTCGGTCGGCTGATGACCTTGAAAGGATAA